The following are encoded in a window of Pectinophora gossypiella chromosome 8, ilPecGoss1.1, whole genome shotgun sequence genomic DNA:
- the LOC126369222 gene encoding nuclear protein localization protein 4 homolog translates to MSGSKKMTLRVQSSEGTARVEVSESEVTAQLYERVHDALQLASFAFALYRDRARKDELVSSKSRTLRDLGLRHGDMLYLSPVNGAVLFDQPTTSAEANNKPFGEPVHAQAGPSTPATNLVPANTPQEDDVDLQLYQMTGSIERQRDEKLCRHNSKGCCVHCSPLEPWDENYLREHNIKHMSFHSYLRKITSGKFISLEEISCKIKPGCKEHPPWPRGICSACQPGAVTLTRQAYRHVDNVLVEHPALVDRFLAYWRATGEQRLGFLYGRYERHPDVPLGIRARVAAIYEPPQQCSRDHIALQPDPRQAALEALAARLGLRRVGWVFTDLLAADVARGTVRRLRGADTHFLSAQECITAAHFQNLHPNACRHAAQGTFGSKFVTVCCSGDASGAVALDGYQVSGQGAALVRDRVLLPTRDAPDLGYIRDSSDDQYVPDVYYKERDAYGNEVGVSARRVPVAYLLVDVPVGVARAAAPTLAPGGSFPPAHRALPAHAQSLRALQAHVAAAPSWLAAASDLHVLLYLACNEALPLGAAGVAALADAVRAQDAAAADAWRRAPPAQALDQLMRAAADGPGAGVWTCALCTFHNAARRDACEMCAMPRNHAM, encoded by the exons ATGTCTGGGTCAAAGAAAATG ACGCTGCGCGTGCAGTCGTCGGAGGGCACGGCGCGTGTGGAGGTGTCGGAGTCGGAGGTGACGGCGCAGCTGTACGAGCGCGTGCACGACGCGCTGCAGCTGGCCAGCTTTGCGTTCGCGCTATACCGCGACCGCGCGCGCAAGGACGAGCTGGTGTCCAGCAAGTCGCGCACATTGCGGGATCTCGGCCTGCGCCACGGAGACATGCTCTACCTTAGCCCCGTTAACGGCGCCGTTCTCTTTGACCAGCCTACCACTAGTGCAGAG GCAAACAATAAGCCATTTGGGGAGCCGGTGCATGCACAGGCAGGGCCTTCCACGCCGGCCACCAACCTGGTGCCTGCTAACACTCCACAAGAAGATGATGTTGATCTACAGTTATACCAGATGACTGGAAGCATTGAGAGACAGCGAGATGAAAAATT ATGTAGACACAATTCAAAGGGGTGCTGTGTGCACTGCTCGCCGCTGGAGCCGTGGGACGAGAACTACCTGCGTGAGCACAACATCAAGCACATGTCCTTCCATTCGTACCTGCGGAAGATCACCTCCGGGAAGTTCATCTCCCTAGAGGAAATCTCTTGTAAAATTAAACCCG GCTGCAAGGAGCACCCGCCGTGGCCGCGCGGCATCTGCTCGGCGTGCCAGCCGGGCGCCGTGACGCTGACGCGGCAGGCCTACCGCCACGTGGACAACGTGCTGGTGGAGCACCCGGCGCTCGTGGACCGCTTCCTGGCCTACTGGCGCGCCACGGGCGAGCAGCGCCTCGGCTTCCTCTACGGCCGCTACGAGCGCCACCCCGACGTGCCGCTAG GCATCCGCGCGCGCGTGGCGGCCATCTACGAGCCCCCGCAGCAGTGCTCGCGCGACCACATCGCGCTGCAGCCCGACCCGCGGCAGGCGGCGCTGGAGGCGCTGGCGGCGCGGCTGGGGCTGCGCCGCGTGGGCTGGGTGTTCACGGACCTGCTGGCGGCCGACGTGGCCCGCGGCACCGTGCGGCGGCTGCGCGGCGCCGACACGCACTTCCTGTCGGCGCAGGAGTGCATCACGGCCGCCCACTTCCAGAACCTGCACCCCAACGCGTGCCGCCACGCGGCGCAGGGCACCTTCGGCTCCAAGTTCGTGACGGTGTGCTGCTCGGGGGACGCCAGCGGCGCCGTGGCGCTGGACGGCTACCAGGTGTCGGGCCAGGGCGCGGCGCTGGTGCGGGACCGTGTGCTGCTGCCCACCCGGGACGCGCCCGACCTCGGCTACATCCGCGACTCCAGCGACGACCAGTACGTGCCCGACGTCTACTACAAG GAGCGCGACGCGTACGGCAACGAGGTGGGCGTGAGCGCGCGGCGCGTGCCCGTGGCGTACCTGCTGGTGGACGTGCCCGTGGGCGTGGCGCGCGCCGCGGCGCCCACGCTGGCGCCGGGCGGCAGCTTCCCGCCGGCGCACCGCGCGCTGCCGGCGCATGCGCAGTCGCTGCGCGCGCTGCAGGCGCACGTGGCGGCCGCGCCCAGCTGGCTGGCGGCCGCGTCCGACCTGCACGTGCTGCTGTACCTGGCCTGCAACGAGGCGCTGCCGCTGGGCGCGGCGGGCGTGGCGGCGCTGGCCGACGCCGTGCGCGCGCaggacgcggccgcggccgacgcgtggcgccgcgcgccgcccgcgcaggCGCTGGACCAGCTCAtgcgcgccgccgccgacgGGCCCGGCGCCGGCGTCTGGACCTGCGCGCTCTGCACCTTCCACAACGCCGCGCGCCGCGACGCCTGCGAGATGTGCGCCATGCCGCG GAACCACGCGATGTAA